Proteins encoded within one genomic window of Acidovorax sp. 107:
- a CDS encoding NAD(P)-dependent oxidoreductase, which yields MNPIIIVTGADLAQQALDLLTGYEIVYAGKTPTEEDMVALCGAHNPVAIIVRYGKVGAAVMDAAPALKVISKHGSGTDTIDKVAAKARGIEVVAAVGANAAAVAEQALALLLACAKSVVALDARMHAGHWDKATHKSLELGGRTVGLVGLGAIGLRFAKMADALGMRVIGFDPFAKSLPDYVQSVDLDTIWRESDAVSLHCPLTEENRNLLNAATLAQCKRGVIVVNTARGGLIDEAALLAAVRSGQVMAIGLDSFAVEPMTAGHPFQGEKNFILSPHIGGVTSDAYVNMGVGAAKNLLAVLARASHAVAVA from the coding sequence GTGAACCCAATCATCATCGTTACAGGCGCCGACCTGGCGCAACAAGCCCTGGATCTGCTCACAGGCTACGAGATCGTCTACGCAGGCAAGACGCCGACGGAAGAGGACATGGTGGCCCTGTGCGGTGCGCACAACCCCGTGGCCATCATCGTGCGCTACGGCAAGGTGGGCGCTGCGGTGATGGACGCGGCCCCCGCGCTCAAGGTCATCTCCAAGCACGGCAGTGGCACCGACACCATCGACAAGGTAGCCGCCAAAGCCCGTGGCATTGAAGTGGTGGCCGCCGTGGGCGCCAACGCCGCCGCCGTGGCCGAGCAGGCCCTGGCCCTGCTGCTGGCCTGCGCCAAATCGGTGGTGGCATTGGATGCGCGCATGCACGCTGGCCACTGGGACAAGGCCACGCACAAGAGCCTGGAGCTGGGCGGACGCACGGTGGGCCTGGTGGGCCTGGGCGCCATTGGCCTGCGCTTTGCCAAGATGGCCGACGCCCTGGGCATGCGCGTGATCGGCTTTGACCCGTTTGCGAAGAGCCTGCCGGACTATGTGCAGAGCGTGGACCTGGACACGATCTGGCGCGAATCCGATGCGGTGTCTTTGCACTGCCCGCTGACTGAGGAGAACCGCAACCTGCTGAACGCCGCCACGCTGGCGCAGTGCAAGCGCGGCGTGATCGTGGTGAACACGGCACGTGGCGGCCTGATCGACGAGGCCGCACTGCTGGCCGCCGTGCGCTCGGGCCAGGTCATGGCCATCGGGCTCGACAGCTTTGCGGTGGAGCCCATGACGGCGGGCCACCCCTTCCAGGGCGAGAAGAACTTCATCCTCAGCCCCCACATCGGCGGCGTGACGAGCGATGCCTACGTGAACATGGGCGTGGGCGCAGCGAAGAACCTGCTGGCTGTGCTGGCCCGTGCATCGCACGCAGTAGCCGTCGCCTGA
- a CDS encoding peroxidase-related enzyme (This protein belongs to a clade of uncharacterized proteins related to peroxidases such as the alkylhydroperoxidase AhpD.): MNRYPFPDLNTLPEDIRARILEVQEKAGFIPNVFLAFARRPAEWRAFFAYHDALMLKEEGSLTKGEREMIVTTTSAANQCLYCVVAHGAILRIYEKKPLIADQVAVNYRKADISPRERAMLDFAMKVCQHAHEIDDADLEALHPHGFDDEDIWDIAAITAFFGLSNRMASFAGMQPNPEFYLMGRVPKAKPGA; this comes from the coding sequence GTGAACCGCTACCCCTTCCCCGACCTGAACACCTTGCCCGAAGACATCCGCGCGCGGATTCTGGAAGTGCAGGAGAAGGCCGGTTTCATCCCCAACGTGTTCCTGGCCTTTGCGCGCCGCCCGGCCGAATGGCGCGCCTTCTTCGCCTACCACGACGCGCTCATGCTCAAGGAAGAAGGCAGCCTGACCAAGGGCGAGCGTGAAATGATCGTCACCACCACCAGCGCCGCCAACCAGTGCCTGTACTGCGTGGTGGCGCACGGCGCGATCCTGCGCATCTACGAAAAGAAGCCGCTCATTGCCGACCAGGTGGCAGTGAACTACCGCAAGGCCGACATCAGCCCGCGCGAACGCGCCATGCTCGACTTTGCGATGAAGGTGTGCCAGCACGCCCACGAGATCGACGACGCGGACCTCGAGGCACTGCACCCCCATGGTTTCGATGATGAAGACATCTGGGACATCGCAGCCATCACGGCATTCTTCGGCCTGTCCAACCGCATGGCCAGCTTTGCGGGCATGCAGCCCAATCCCGAGTTTTATCTGATGGGCCGCGTGCCCAAGGCCAAACCTGGGGCCTGA
- a CDS encoding amidohydrolase, with translation MPSESTAAPVRFSAGTAAPRTAVPAGACDCHVHVYDSGFPTAPGAKLLPPDASAQDYRALQQRIGTTRVVLVTPSTYGTDNRSMLCGLAALGAMGIEARGVAVIDGTEGDAELQRLHAAGVRGVRLNLSLGVSGTVDALEPLAHRIAPLGWHLQLLMAPDLLAARADVLRLLPVPLVFDHFGRLPPAQMGQGAHALLLELLQGGRAWIKLSGGYIVSATHRVDDPLLDPLAASYLRCAPERVVWGSDWPHATATAGVHPLPDDALQIDRLAEWARQSPQPGGATTLQRVLVDNPAALYGFASVTPTARALSISAPFPTT, from the coding sequence ATGCCCAGCGAAAGCACTGCTGCGCCTGTACGCTTCTCAGCAGGTACCGCGGCGCCCCGCACTGCGGTACCTGCCGGCGCTTGCGACTGCCACGTGCATGTGTACGACAGCGGCTTTCCCACGGCTCCGGGAGCCAAGCTGCTGCCGCCCGATGCGTCTGCGCAGGACTACCGCGCGCTGCAGCAGCGCATAGGCACCACCCGCGTGGTGCTGGTGACTCCCTCCACCTACGGCACCGACAACCGCAGCATGCTCTGTGGCCTGGCGGCATTGGGCGCGATGGGGATCGAGGCGCGGGGTGTTGCCGTGATCGACGGCACTGAGGGTGATGCCGAGCTGCAGCGCTTGCACGCCGCCGGTGTGCGCGGCGTGCGGCTCAACCTGTCGCTGGGCGTGTCGGGTACGGTGGATGCGCTGGAGCCGTTGGCGCACCGCATCGCGCCACTGGGCTGGCACCTGCAACTGTTGATGGCACCTGACCTGCTGGCGGCGCGGGCCGACGTGCTGCGCCTGCTGCCCGTTCCGCTGGTGTTCGATCATTTTGGCCGCCTACCTCCCGCGCAGATGGGGCAGGGCGCGCATGCGCTGCTGCTGGAGCTGCTGCAGGGCGGGCGGGCGTGGATCAAGCTCTCTGGTGGCTACATCGTGAGCGCCACCCACCGCGTGGACGACCCCCTGCTCGACCCATTGGCCGCCAGCTACCTGCGCTGCGCGCCCGAGCGCGTGGTGTGGGGCAGCGACTGGCCCCATGCCACGGCCACCGCCGGCGTACACCCGCTGCCCGACGACGCATTGCAGATCGACCGCCTGGCCGAGTGGGCCCGGCAGTCGCCCCAGCCGGGCGGGGCCACCACGCTGCAGCGCGTGCTGGTGGACAACCCTGCAGCGCTGTACGGCTTTGCGTCCGTGACGCCCACGGCGCGGGCCCTATCGATTTCCGCTCCCTTTCCGACGACCTGA
- a CDS encoding tripartite tricarboxylate transporter substrate binding protein, with protein sequence MPAFSSLSRAVGAHLCATLVGLGALAAPAGVALAQAYPNKPIRLIVPFPPGGGTDMIARTLAQKLTDQNKWNVIVDNRPGAGGNLGVDATAKSPADGYTLVMGQTSNLAINPTLYPKLPYDPLKDLVAVALVSSSPIVMAAPANSRFKTFADVVAASKGKPDALTLGYSGNGTVAHLAGELAENAAGIQLRHIPYKGAAQAMTDLVGGQIDLYMSSVPTLLGQVRNGKLKVLAITSAKRSSQLPDVPTLAESGYKGFEAVTWFGILAPAGTPAPIVAQLNKAINAALQQPDVADRLRSEGGDVLGGTAEQFSQLLRAEVPRWGKIVKDSGASLD encoded by the coding sequence ATGCCTGCTTTTTCATCGCTTTCTCGTGCAGTCGGCGCGCACCTGTGCGCCACCCTGGTCGGCCTTGGCGCCCTGGCTGCGCCTGCGGGCGTTGCCCTCGCGCAGGCCTACCCGAACAAACCTATCCGCCTGATCGTGCCGTTCCCTCCGGGCGGCGGCACGGACATGATCGCGCGCACCCTGGCGCAAAAGCTTACCGACCAGAACAAGTGGAACGTGATCGTGGACAACCGCCCTGGCGCGGGTGGCAATCTGGGTGTGGACGCCACAGCCAAGTCGCCGGCTGACGGCTACACCCTGGTCATGGGCCAGACCAGCAACCTGGCCATCAACCCCACGCTGTATCCCAAGCTCCCCTACGACCCGCTGAAGGACCTGGTGGCCGTGGCGCTGGTGTCGTCCTCGCCCATCGTGATGGCAGCACCCGCCAATTCGCGCTTCAAGACCTTTGCCGATGTGGTGGCTGCCTCCAAGGGCAAGCCCGATGCGCTCACCCTGGGCTATTCGGGCAACGGCACCGTGGCCCACTTGGCGGGCGAGCTGGCCGAGAACGCTGCGGGCATCCAGTTGCGTCATATCCCCTACAAGGGCGCGGCCCAGGCCATGACGGACCTGGTGGGCGGGCAGATCGACCTGTACATGTCGTCGGTGCCCACGCTGCTGGGCCAGGTGCGCAACGGCAAACTCAAGGTGCTGGCCATCACCTCGGCCAAACGTTCGTCGCAGCTGCCCGATGTGCCTACGTTGGCGGAGTCGGGGTACAAAGGCTTCGAGGCCGTGACCTGGTTTGGCATCCTGGCGCCCGCCGGCACGCCCGCCCCCATCGTGGCGCAGCTCAACAAGGCCATCAATGCGGCCCTGCAGCAACCCGACGTGGCCGACAGGCTGCGCTCCGAGGGCGGCGACGTGCTGGGCGGCACGGCCGAGCAGTTCAGCCAGCTGCTGCGCGCCGAAGTGCCGCGCTGGGGCAAGATCGTCAAGGATTCGGGCGCCAGCCTGGACTGA
- a CDS encoding SMP-30/gluconolactonase/LRE family protein produces the protein MFLLQAPEVRNLDVFTTMPEHFRRRERSDWADANRGGTITDSFLEGPVFDDAGNLYVSDIPWGRVFRINPQGEWALVAEYDGEPNGLKFLNPGTLLITDYKNGLMQLDVATGAVTPYLQRRNSERFKGVNDLIFDAEGNLYFTDQGQSGLHDPSGRLYRLRPNGQLDLLLHNVPSPNGVALSPDGRVLYLAVTRGNCVWRVPLLPDGSVAKVSQFFTSYGPSGPDGLAVDAEGRLLVANPGLGYVWVLNHRAEPVQVLRGAPGSSTTNLAFGGAGRTTAYVTDSTYGRILRADMGAPGLPLARLR, from the coding sequence ATGTTTTTGCTGCAAGCCCCCGAGGTCCGCAACCTCGACGTCTTCACCACCATGCCCGAGCACTTTCGCCGCCGCGAGCGCAGCGACTGGGCTGATGCCAACCGGGGCGGCACCATCACCGATTCGTTTCTGGAAGGCCCAGTGTTCGACGACGCAGGCAATCTCTACGTCAGCGACATCCCTTGGGGCCGCGTCTTCCGCATCAACCCCCAAGGCGAATGGGCGCTGGTGGCCGAGTACGACGGCGAGCCCAACGGCCTGAAGTTCTTGAACCCCGGCACGCTGCTCATCACCGACTACAAAAACGGCCTGATGCAGCTGGACGTAGCCACGGGCGCCGTCACCCCGTACCTGCAGCGCCGCAACAGCGAGCGCTTCAAGGGCGTGAACGACCTGATCTTTGACGCCGAAGGCAACCTCTACTTCACCGACCAGGGCCAGAGCGGCCTGCACGACCCGAGTGGCCGCCTGTACCGTCTGCGACCCAACGGCCAGCTCGATTTGCTGCTGCACAACGTGCCCAGCCCCAACGGCGTGGCCCTGTCGCCCGATGGCCGTGTGCTGTACTTGGCCGTGACGCGCGGCAACTGCGTGTGGCGCGTGCCGCTGCTGCCCGATGGCAGCGTGGCCAAAGTCAGCCAGTTCTTCACCTCGTATGGCCCCAGCGGCCCCGACGGCCTGGCGGTGGATGCCGAAGGCCGCTTGCTGGTGGCCAACCCCGGCCTGGGCTATGTGTGGGTGCTGAACCACCGGGCCGAACCGGTGCAGGTGCTGCGCGGTGCGCCGGGCAGCTCGACCACCAATCTGGCGTTTGGCGGGGCAGGGCGCACTACCGCGTATGTCACGGACTCCACCTATGGTCGCATCCTGCGCGCTGACATGGGGGCACCTGGACTGCCGTTGGCTCGCTTGCGTTAG
- a CDS encoding tripartite tricarboxylate transporter substrate binding protein produces MLRFLKPLIAACALAAGVAHAFPDRPITIVVPYAPGGAADAVARVVATRLGAKLGGSVIVDNKAGASGTIGASFVAKAPADGYTMLYDATPYSINPHLFPKMPYAANALQPLSLVLLAPNVLIVKADAPYKNVGELIAKAKAQPGKINFASGGSGTVQRLAAELMAQKLGLDMVHVPYKSGGPAITDVMAGQVDFMFGTVAATYPHVAGGKLRALAVSAPERSKRLPDVPTVAEAAIPGYEAYEWNGVFLPAGVPAPIATKLQQALQDVLKEDEVKQRLADLGAQPVGSTPADFAAFLKKEDAKWGEVVKKGNIKLD; encoded by the coding sequence ATGCTTCGCTTCCTCAAACCCCTGATCGCCGCCTGCGCCCTGGCTGCTGGCGTGGCCCACGCCTTTCCTGACCGGCCCATCACCATCGTCGTACCCTACGCCCCCGGCGGTGCGGCCGATGCCGTGGCCCGTGTGGTGGCCACCCGCCTGGGTGCCAAGCTGGGCGGCAGCGTGATCGTGGACAACAAGGCCGGTGCCAGCGGCACCATTGGCGCGAGCTTTGTGGCCAAGGCCCCGGCAGATGGCTACACCATGCTGTACGACGCCACGCCGTACTCCATCAACCCGCACCTGTTCCCCAAGATGCCGTATGCCGCCAACGCACTGCAGCCGCTGTCGCTGGTGCTGCTGGCGCCCAACGTGCTCATCGTGAAGGCCGATGCGCCCTACAAGAACGTAGGCGAGCTGATTGCCAAGGCCAAGGCACAGCCGGGCAAGATCAACTTTGCCTCGGGCGGCAGCGGCACGGTGCAGCGCCTCGCGGCGGAGCTGATGGCGCAGAAGCTGGGCCTCGATATGGTGCATGTGCCCTACAAGAGCGGCGGCCCGGCCATCACCGATGTGATGGCAGGCCAGGTGGACTTCATGTTCGGCACCGTGGCGGCCACCTACCCGCATGTGGCGGGCGGCAAACTGCGCGCGCTGGCTGTGTCGGCCCCTGAGCGCTCCAAGCGCCTGCCTGATGTGCCCACGGTGGCCGAAGCTGCCATCCCCGGCTACGAGGCCTATGAGTGGAACGGCGTGTTCCTGCCCGCAGGCGTGCCCGCCCCCATCGCCACCAAGCTGCAGCAGGCTCTGCAAGACGTGCTGAAGGAAGATGAAGTGAAGCAGCGCCTGGCCGACCTGGGCGCACAGCCCGTGGGCTCCACACCCGCAGACTTTGCCGCCTTCTTGAAAAAGGAAGACGCGAAGTGGGGCGAGGTGGTGAAGAAGGGCAATATCAAACTCGACTGA
- a CDS encoding thioesterase family protein, protein MKIEIPEVKKLVFEMRFPVRWGDMDAMGHVNNTVYFRYLETARIEWMVSVGCNPDPRGQGPVIVNAFCNFYKQLEYPADVLLKLYVSDPGRTTFETWGTMERVDQPGVVCAAGGATIIWVDFPQQKAAPLPDWMRALVS, encoded by the coding sequence ATGAAGATAGAAATCCCTGAGGTCAAGAAGCTGGTCTTCGAGATGCGGTTCCCGGTGCGCTGGGGCGACATGGATGCGATGGGCCATGTCAACAACACCGTGTACTTTCGCTACCTGGAAACCGCACGCATCGAGTGGATGGTGTCGGTGGGCTGCAACCCCGACCCGCGCGGCCAGGGACCGGTCATCGTCAATGCGTTCTGCAACTTCTACAAGCAACTCGAATACCCGGCCGACGTGCTGCTCAAGCTCTACGTGAGCGACCCGGGCCGCACCACGTTCGAAACCTGGGGCACGATGGAGCGGGTGGACCAGCCGGGTGTTGTCTGTGCGGCCGGCGGGGCCACGATCATCTGGGTGGACTTTCCGCAGCAGAAGGCGGCGCCGCTGCCGGACTGGATGCGCGCACTGGTCAGTTGA
- a CDS encoding IclR family transcriptional regulator — MSNPPAPPPPRPPSARPAPRKAHTPAVAAAPAADVSADAATKDASGVIAVTRALQVLEAFALGESSLPLAELSRRCALHKTTVLRLARTLAQSGFMVQREDGDWRLGPAAGWLGARYQAGFDVQNVLEPALRELTHATGESAAFYVREGNVRTCLVRVEGPQALRHHARMGEGLPLDKGSPGRVILAFSGEPGKAYEEIRKKGYHWSIGEREQGVATVSAPVFGMHWRLMGSVCISGPASRLPAEKLESLAQTVMAAATQLSYALAGSSAAPAHTPVRATQWHP, encoded by the coding sequence ATGAGCAACCCGCCTGCCCCACCGCCACCACGGCCCCCGTCTGCGCGCCCAGCCCCGCGCAAGGCCCACACGCCTGCTGTCGCCGCCGCCCCTGCTGCAGATGTGAGCGCAGACGCAGCGACCAAAGACGCCAGCGGCGTCATCGCTGTCACGCGCGCACTGCAGGTGCTGGAGGCCTTTGCATTGGGCGAATCGAGCCTGCCCCTGGCCGAACTGAGCCGCCGCTGCGCCCTGCACAAGACCACCGTGCTGCGCCTGGCGCGCACGCTCGCGCAATCGGGCTTCATGGTGCAGCGCGAAGACGGCGACTGGCGTCTGGGCCCCGCTGCGGGCTGGCTGGGCGCGCGCTATCAGGCGGGCTTTGATGTGCAGAACGTGCTGGAGCCGGCGCTGCGCGAGCTGACGCACGCCACCGGCGAAAGCGCGGCTTTCTATGTGCGCGAGGGCAATGTACGGACCTGCCTGGTGCGCGTGGAAGGCCCGCAGGCCTTGCGCCACCACGCGCGCATGGGCGAAGGCTTGCCGCTGGACAAGGGCTCGCCGGGACGCGTGATCCTGGCGTTCTCGGGAGAGCCAGGCAAGGCCTACGAAGAAATCCGAAAGAAGGGCTACCACTGGTCCATCGGCGAGCGCGAACAAGGCGTGGCCACGGTGTCCGCCCCAGTGTTTGGCATGCACTGGCGCCTGATGGGATCGGTGTGCATTTCGGGCCCCGCCTCGCGCCTGCCGGCTGAAAAGCTGGAGTCCCTGGCCCAGACCGTGATGGCCGCGGCCACGCAGTTGTCGTATGCGCTGGCTGGCAGTTCGGCTGCGCCTGCCCACACCCCGGTGCGCGCCACCCAGTGGCATCCTTGA
- a CDS encoding diguanylate cyclase: protein MSQLPEIIRTIDRVSADVVAQAATYQAAILADVAGRRGTMHGRVAPVHQSMKVAGPAFTVEVRPGDNLMIHAAIALAQPGDVLVIDGKGDQTAALMGTLMLSACKKRGLAGVIVDAAIRDKLEILELDFPVFSAGFNPAGPTKYVPGRINHPISAGGAVVNPGDLVVGDADGVVVIEREKAPAMLALADKKVADEAARIEAIARGDTASKWLPAALRAAGVLKEGESL, encoded by the coding sequence ATGAGCCAACTCCCAGAAATCATCCGCACCATCGACCGCGTCAGCGCCGACGTCGTGGCCCAAGCCGCCACCTACCAAGCCGCCATCCTGGCCGACGTAGCGGGCCGCCGCGGCACCATGCACGGCCGCGTGGCGCCTGTGCACCAGAGCATGAAGGTGGCTGGCCCCGCCTTCACCGTGGAAGTGCGCCCTGGCGACAATCTCATGATCCACGCCGCCATCGCCCTGGCCCAGCCCGGCGATGTGCTGGTGATCGACGGCAAAGGCGACCAGACCGCCGCGCTGATGGGCACGCTGATGCTCAGCGCCTGCAAGAAGCGTGGCCTGGCCGGCGTGATCGTGGACGCCGCCATCCGCGACAAGCTGGAAATTCTGGAACTGGACTTCCCCGTGTTCAGCGCGGGCTTTAACCCCGCAGGGCCCACCAAGTACGTGCCCGGCCGCATCAACCACCCCATCAGCGCCGGTGGCGCGGTGGTGAACCCCGGTGACCTGGTGGTGGGCGACGCCGATGGCGTGGTCGTCATCGAGCGCGAGAAGGCCCCCGCCATGCTGGCTCTGGCAGACAAAAAGGTGGCCGACGAAGCCGCCCGCATCGAAGCCATTGCCCGTGGTGACACCGCGTCGAAATGGCTGCCTGCCGCCCTGCGCGCTGCGGGCGTTTTGAAGGAAGGGGAATCGCTGTGA
- a CDS encoding tripartite tricarboxylate transporter substrate binding protein, whose translation MACNFKKNRPLALVNHALAAIVLVASSAAHAQAGAAGYPTKPVKLVVGFAAGGPTDVVARAFADHASRALGQPFIIDNKPGAGTIIAAQAVASAPADGYTLLFGATNHTMIPALYQGRVKFDAVKSFRPLCTVASSPTVLVVAPSLPVKTLADYQAKARAEPGRVTAGTAGVGSSGHFATEVFARAQGLQLNHVPYKGAAPVVTDLMGGQLDSSFATLGSVLPQIQSGKLRALAVGAPKRSALVPDVPTFAEAGGGNYAADVWYGVLAPAGLPEPIAQALERTAADFAKSESATDKLRGLGLDAESVCGNAFATRVAREVTTYSQIAKALDLKAD comes from the coding sequence ATGGCATGCAATTTCAAGAAAAATAGGCCTCTTGCGCTAGTCAATCATGCGCTGGCAGCTATTGTTTTAGTAGCGTCTAGCGCCGCCCACGCACAAGCAGGTGCGGCAGGCTACCCCACCAAGCCCGTGAAGCTGGTGGTGGGCTTTGCTGCAGGCGGCCCCACCGACGTGGTGGCGCGTGCGTTTGCCGACCACGCCAGCCGCGCGCTGGGCCAGCCCTTCATCATCGACAACAAGCCCGGCGCGGGCACCATCATTGCCGCGCAGGCTGTGGCCAGCGCCCCGGCCGATGGCTACACGCTGCTGTTTGGCGCCACCAACCACACCATGATTCCGGCGCTGTACCAGGGCCGCGTCAAGTTTGATGCGGTGAAGTCCTTCCGCCCCCTGTGCACGGTGGCCAGCAGCCCCACAGTGTTGGTGGTGGCCCCCAGCCTGCCGGTGAAGACCCTGGCCGACTACCAGGCCAAGGCCCGTGCCGAGCCCGGACGCGTGACGGCAGGAACGGCGGGGGTGGGCAGCTCAGGCCATTTCGCCACCGAGGTGTTTGCGCGCGCCCAGGGCCTGCAGCTCAACCACGTGCCCTACAAGGGCGCCGCGCCGGTGGTGACAGACCTGATGGGCGGCCAGCTCGACAGCTCGTTCGCAACCTTGGGCTCGGTGCTGCCGCAGATCCAGAGCGGCAAGCTGCGAGCGCTGGCCGTGGGCGCGCCCAAACGCTCCGCCCTGGTGCCCGATGTGCCCACATTTGCCGAGGCAGGCGGTGGCAACTACGCTGCCGACGTGTGGTACGGCGTGCTGGCCCCGGCAGGCTTGCCCGAGCCCATCGCCCAAGCGCTGGAGCGCACAGCGGCCGACTTTGCCAAGAGCGAATCGGCCACCGACAAGCTGCGCGGCCTGGGGCTGGATGCCGAATCGGTCTGCGGCAACGCCTTTGCCACCCGCGTGGCCCGCGAAGTGACCACCTATAGCCAGATTGCCAAGGCGCTCGACCTCAAAGCAGATTGA
- a CDS encoding amidohydrolase, with translation MPQPALTTPVPYSVGLNRPQRPLPPGACDSHMHIFDPRFAPSAHWTRTPPVAPVAAYRQLQARLGTTRTVVVMPSTYGTDNACTLDALDQLGNDARGVAVVGEGVSTDELAHLAARRVRGLRVNFVSPQSWGTTTPDMLATLARKVAEHPACSGWHIQIFAHPEQLIALAPQLHTLPVPLVIDHMGLIDPAEGPAAEAYGVVRGLLDGGNTWVKLSGAYMRSTVHGPSYADTLPLGQALVQAAPDRLVWGSDWPHTTETPGTVNDADLVDLLQAWAGSEAAMDRILLDNPARLYGFDTAASA, from the coding sequence ATGCCCCAGCCAGCGCTTACCACGCCCGTGCCGTACTCTGTGGGCCTGAACCGCCCGCAGCGCCCGTTGCCGCCCGGCGCGTGCGATAGCCACATGCACATCTTTGACCCGCGCTTTGCGCCGTCAGCCCATTGGACGCGCACGCCGCCGGTGGCGCCCGTGGCGGCGTACCGGCAGCTGCAGGCGCGCCTGGGCACTACCCGCACGGTGGTGGTCATGCCATCCACCTACGGCACGGACAACGCCTGCACGCTGGATGCATTGGACCAACTGGGCAACGATGCACGCGGCGTGGCCGTGGTGGGCGAGGGCGTGAGTACCGATGAACTGGCCCATCTGGCCGCACGCCGTGTGCGCGGGCTGCGGGTCAACTTTGTCTCGCCCCAATCGTGGGGCACCACCACACCTGACATGCTGGCCACGTTGGCGCGCAAGGTGGCCGAGCACCCGGCCTGCTCGGGCTGGCACATCCAGATCTTTGCGCACCCCGAGCAGCTCATCGCGCTTGCGCCCCAGTTGCATACGCTGCCGGTGCCTCTGGTCATAGACCACATGGGCCTCATCGACCCGGCTGAAGGCCCGGCTGCTGAGGCCTATGGCGTGGTGCGCGGCTTGCTTGATGGAGGCAACACCTGGGTCAAGCTCTCGGGTGCCTACATGCGATCGACCGTGCATGGCCCCAGCTACGCCGACACGCTGCCGCTGGGCCAGGCCCTGGTGCAGGCTGCGCCCGACCGCCTGGTGTGGGGCAGCGACTGGCCGCACACCACCGAGACGCCTGGCACCGTGAACGACGCCGATCTGGTGGACCTGCTGCAGGCCTGGGCTGGCAGCGAGGCTGCCATGGACCGCATCTTGCTCGACAACCCGGCGCGGCTGTATGGTTTCGATACCGCCGCCTCCGCCTGA
- a CDS encoding tripartite tricarboxylate transporter substrate binding protein, which produces MTASTNTSPSCRRVRRHLLAAVAGAMLLSPLLGGPALAQGDWPAGRVITWVVPYPPGGSTDVLGRNVAQRVGAALSTNVIVDNKAGATGTIGAAFVAKAAPDGYTLLGTSIGPQAIAPHLMAKLPYDHITAFEPVVTIGTIPHILVVGANQPFKTVADLLAAAKEQPGKLAFASGGNGTILQMQGELLQQQTGARFIHVPYKGDTPALQDTLAEQVQFMFAPAAAALPHVQAGKLRALAVTSGQRLKALPAVPTMGEVGMKDFVVEQWQAVFAPAKTPAAVVQRLNQEINKSLKDPAVLALADKLGVTLVGGTPQQLADLQKADSAKWAKVIKDGNIKAD; this is translated from the coding sequence ATGACCGCATCGACCAACACATCTCCATCTTGCCGCCGCGTGCGCCGCCACCTTCTCGCTGCGGTGGCAGGCGCAATGCTGCTGAGCCCGCTGTTGGGAGGCCCCGCGCTGGCCCAGGGCGACTGGCCGGCTGGCCGGGTCATCACTTGGGTCGTGCCCTACCCCCCGGGCGGCAGCACCGATGTGCTCGGCCGCAATGTGGCGCAGCGCGTTGGCGCGGCGCTCTCCACCAACGTGATCGTGGACAACAAGGCGGGCGCCACCGGCACCATTGGCGCGGCCTTTGTTGCCAAGGCCGCGCCTGACGGCTACACGCTGCTGGGCACCTCCATCGGCCCGCAGGCGATCGCACCGCACCTCATGGCCAAGCTGCCGTACGACCACATCACAGCGTTTGAGCCGGTCGTCACCATCGGCACCATCCCGCACATCCTGGTGGTGGGGGCCAACCAGCCCTTCAAGACCGTGGCCGACTTGCTGGCGGCCGCCAAGGAGCAGCCGGGCAAGCTAGCGTTCGCCTCGGGCGGCAACGGCACCATCCTGCAGATGCAGGGCGAGCTGCTGCAGCAGCAGACGGGCGCGCGCTTCATTCATGTGCCCTACAAGGGCGACACCCCCGCGCTGCAGGACACGCTGGCCGAGCAGGTGCAGTTCATGTTTGCTCCGGCCGCCGCAGCGCTGCCGCATGTGCAGGCGGGCAAGCTGCGTGCGCTGGCCGTCACTTCGGGCCAGCGCCTGAAGGCTTTGCCCGCCGTGCCCACGATGGGCGAGGTCGGCATGAAGGACTTCGTGGTCGAGCAATGGCAGGCCGTGTTTGCCCCTGCCAAGACCCCCGCTGCCGTGGTGCAGCGCCTGAACCAGGAAATCAACAAATCCCTGAAAGATCCCGCCGTGCTTGCCCTGGCGGACAAGCTGGGCGTGACGCTGGTGGGCGGCACTCCCCAGCAGTTGGCAGATCTGCAAAAGGCCGACTCGGCCAAGTGGGCCAAGGTCATCAAAGACGGAAACATCAAGGCCGACTGA